One Coregonus clupeaformis isolate EN_2021a chromosome 36, ASM2061545v1, whole genome shotgun sequence genomic window, CagctagattcagccgcaggacaatttttttttcttgagcggatggtcgggggccgaaacataattacaaataatttgtagactgcaaattgattgcaagaaggccaaaaatatataacgtttgactaaaacataataatttacaaccttgcttacgtttgtatacgatcacgtgtctcttctgtgtgggaatacttgggtacagatttcttaaattaaaatcacttggagctgatttcctggtgtttttacagtcttttatgtccaacaatgacgATAGTAATAAAAAAACGTTTTTGTTACTTagagggccaaataaaaccaccgccagttggggaaccctggtatAGAGGTTGACAGGTTAACCTTAATCCCTCATCCCTGTCCATTCCCTGTGTAAAGGTTAGGTATGTTTTAGTGGGTGAGGGATATTTCTAGTTGTGGATATGTGATTGTTGAATTGAGGACATAATTTCTCCTTGAAAGGACAAACATAATATGGCCATTTTTATCCAGTTGACTTAGTCGCCCATGCAGGAATAAAACCTACAGGTCTGGTGTCGCAAGCATACAACTGAGCCATCTCTTAATCAACATATATCATCATCCCAGTGTGCGTTGACTCACCCTGTTCATCTCTGTAGATCAGTTTCAACGCCAACCTGTGTgcattctcccgagtggcgcagtggtctaaggcactgcatcgcagtgctagctgtgccactagagatcctggttcgactccaggctctgtcgtagctggccgtgaccgggagacccatggggcggcgcacaattggcccagcgtcgtccagggtaggggagggaatggccggcagggatgtagctcagttggtagagcatggcgtttgcaacgccagggttgtgggttcgtttcccatggggggccagtatgaaaaaaataaagatgtatgcactcactaactgtaagtcgctctggataagagcgtctgctaaatgactgtaatgtaaatgtgttgtcTGGGGGCCAGGCAGGCCTGGTGAGAGACCACTGCCTCTGGGCCATGAACAGTTCTCACATTAACAAGATGGTGCAGGAGAGCCAGGCCCAGTTCAGCACCATGTTCAGCCAGGAAGCCACAGACAGCCAGGGGGAGGCCAGCGCTGttagacacaccacagagaagcTATAGGGTTCCTGGAGGTCTGCTACCTGGAGATCCCCCTCAGTACTGCAATGTGCTCCACTCTCCACTCCACTAATATTAGGGCTTCATTCTAACTTGGAATCCACACACGGAACATGCATGTCAAAATTAGATTTGCATGAAAGTTTGAGTTACAGGAGTGGATCTCAAGGTAGGATCCAGCCCCAAGGAATGTGATTGGCTGATTTTGTTTGACAGTAAGCCCATTGTGTAATAGTATTATGCCATTTAGAAGAttattttatccaaagcgacttacagtcatgcgtgcatgcattttacgtatggatggtcccgggaATTGAACACACTACCgtgacgttacaagcgccatgctctaccaacggagctacaaaggaccaccaTTTTTTTATATTCAACTTTTTTTGAGAAGgaaaaataaattatattttgcTAGAACTTGTAAATATGTTTTTACTTGTATTTGTATATGCATATTTAGTGTGAATACACTGTAAACTGAGGACTGACTTGAAGGTTCTTATAGAACTCATACACTGCGTCATTGCAAACCTATAGCACTTTAGGGTTTTTCCTGTTCATTCATTCTCCTTATCTTCTGCCTTTCTTGCCACCGTTCCTTTTCTATCTCACACTTTCAGGTGCATGCTTTCTGTATATCAGGTATACACCATGTGTTATGTTTGTCTCTGATCCAATGAGTTTATACTTTGTCTGAGGGTTTGTCTGTCAATCTAATTTTATTAATAATATATTTTCAGTCTAAATCTGAGCTCTTTTTCCTCGTATTCCCATTTTCCCTGTAGCATAGTACCAGGGACCTGAGTCAAGGCCTCCTGTAGTTAATGAATGTAATGGAAGTCTGTAGTTAAGCCTGTAGTGAGAAACTGTAATGAAATCTAATTGTGTGTAATCATGGGCTATCGCTGCAGTGATCCATTCCTGTCTGATTGAATGGAGCCACTATTTGACTACCCCATTTAAGAGCTGTTGATGGTGGGAAAGGGTCCAGGGAGGATTGGACTAAAGGTAATAAAGCAGCAGTAAAAGACTATCATCAGCGCTGCCTTATATCAACCTGGACTCATAGTAAACTTACATCCGGGACACTTCAATTAGTATTATATGTtgcatttcgtatggtatgtattcatttgtggatgtccatctaTTCCAtatgatactgtatgttatgaattgcaattcgtacaatatgttatacatttgcaaaatgtatgTTCTTCAAACAGTCAGTCTCTTTCTTAGGATACCGCTTGTCAGAGTCAGGGGTCGAGATGGAGtgtgcatttcagccgtgcgtaattggccgactacTACCACGGTAAAAGAGAtgcagcgatttttgggttttgccaactactaccggaaaTGTATCCTGGGCTTTGGCCAGGTAGTAGCTCCCATCACCTCTTTGCTAAAGGGCggaccggtgcgcctgcagtggtcagctgaggcgaacatggcttttggtcagctgaaggcgctgttcacctcggctcctgtgctggctcatccggatccttccttgcaATTCACAGTCgtggtggacgcgtccgaggctggtttaggagctgtactgtctcagcgctcgggtacgcctcccaaactccgcccctgtgatatcttttcgaagaagctcagcccggcggagcaaaactatgatgtgggggatcgggagctgttagctgttggtaaagctcttaaggtgtggagacattggcttgagggggctaaacacccttttctcattttgactgaccaccacaatctggagtacatacaggcagcgaggagactgaatcctcgtcaggcaatgtgggccatgtttttcacgcgttttgtgttcaccctatcatatagaccaggttcccagaatgctaaggaagacgctctgtcccggctgtatgactcaGAGGAGCGGAccagggagcccactcccatacttccggcttcttgtctggtggcccctgtggtatgggaggttgacgcggacatcgagcgggcgttacgcacggagcccactcccccccccagtgtccagtgggtcgtgtgtacgttccgtctgatgttcccgatcgtttgatctattgggctcacacgtcaccctcttctggccatcctggcatcggtcggacagtgcgctgtcttagtgggaagtactggtggcctaccttagctcaggacgtgaggatttatgtttcttcctgttcggtgtgcgcccagtgcaaggcacctagacacctgcccagaagtcaattacaacctctccccgttccacaactgccgtggtcacacctatcggtggactttgttacggatcggttttctaagtcctgtcgtctcattcctttgcccggCTCCCTACTaccctacagaccgcagaggccctgtttacacacggggtacctgaggatatagtgtctgatcggggtcctcagtttacatcgagggtctggagggcgtttatggatcATCTGGGGGTCTCTGTCatcctgacctcagggtttcaccccgagagtaatgggcaggtggagagagtaaacgaggatgtgggtaggtttctgaggtcgtattgccaggacctgcagggggattggtcagtttacatcccctgggcagagatggcacaaaattccctcctccactgacctgtctccctttcagtgtgtactaggttaccagccggtcctggcaccgtggcatcagagccagatcgaggcacctgcggtggatgaatggtttcggtgctcggcggagacctggaacgctgcccatgtacgcctgcaaagggctaataggagacagaaggcgagtgccgaccgccaccgcagtgaggctccggtgtatgcaccgggtgaccgggtctggctctcgacccgaaacctgccccttcgcctgccctgccggaagctgggtcggcggtttgtggggcccttttaAGTCCTGAGGAGGTAGAACAAGGTTTGTTctaggttacagctcccccctgattaccgtactaacccctcgttccatgtgtctctcctcaggctggtggtagctggtccgctccaggagtctgaggtgcaggaGGTTCCTCCGCAACCCATTGGACATTGAGGTGGCAACGGCGTACTCGgtctgttccatcctggattcgaggcgtcgggttggaggcctgcagtatctcgtggagtgggaggggtacggtccggaggaacagagctgggttcccaggagggacatcctcgatccctccttttaagggagttccatcgtcgtcatccgactcgccctgctccgcgtcctcctggccgtccccgaggccggtgttgaCGCACGGCTGGAGCAGCGCGTCGttcgggggggtactgtcacggatacaGCCgtggctgcccctcctccttgctcgggcagtcttcggcattcgtcgtcaccggagtactagctgccaccgatcgatgtttctgtgtcacACTAGTCCTGTCTTTAttattcacacctgttactcattaggcttattgGTTTCCCTatatattacctctgttttccctcctgggttTGTCGTTGATTGTTCGttgttacgtcgtctgttgagctgttgtttagctcttccctgcgtggagggtttgctatgGTTTACTTTGTGTTTAGTAAAGCCATACTTTTCTaggttctgtgtcctgtgcctggttccgtttcaccacttcacccagacgctgacatgatcagtctatcattttaatggtaggtttatttgaacagtgagagacagaataacaacagaaatccagaaaaatgatgtcaaaaatgttataaatgtatctgcattttaatgagggaagtaagtatttgacccctctgtaaaacatgacttagtacttggaagcaaaacccttgttggcaatcacagaggtcagacgtttctcttagttggccaccaggtttgcacacatctcaggagggattttgtcccactgctctttgcagatcttctccaagttggtggcaaagagctcgattttggtctcatctgaccacaacactttcacccagttctcctctgaatcattcagatgttcattggcaaacttcagacaggcctgtatatgtgctttcttgagcagggggaccttgcgggcgttgcaggatttcagtccttcacggcgtagtgtgttaccaattgttttcttggtgactatggtcccagctgccttgagatcattgacaagatcctcccgtgtagttctgggctgattcctcaccgttctcatgatcatagcaactccacgaggtgagatcttgcatggagccccaggccgagggagattgacagttcttttgtgtttcttccatttgcgaataatcgcaccaactgttgtcaccttctcaccaagctgcttggcgatggtcttgtagcccattctagccttgtgtaggtctacaatcttgtccctgacatccttggagagctctttggtcttggccatggtggagtgtttgtaatctgattgattgattgcttctgtggacaggtctttttatacaggtaacaaactgagattaggagcactccctttaagagtgtgctcctaatctcagctcgttacctgtaaaagacacctgggagccagaaatctttctgattgagagggggtcaaatacttatttccctcattaaaatgctaatcaatatataacatttttgacatgcgtttttctggacttttttgttgttattctgtctctcactgttcaaataaacctaccattaaaattatagactgatcatgtctttgtcagtgggcaaacgtacaaaatcagcaggggatcaaatacttttttccctcactgtatcaccaTTACTACGGCCATGTTCGAGAGGAACAAAAACCCcaatgtatcatgggtaaattctgactgatctacaaataatgaGTCATTATTTATGATgaaaggtgatttgtagatcagtcagtcggcagtcgcctgcagtcgctttgatgctctcgaacacggcCTAAGTGTAGCTAGGTGAGGAAGTGATGGCCTACTCTGGGCTTGTTCGACATTGCAGCCGACAGTGCAGGCGACTGccaactgactgatctacaaatcactttgcatcataaataacgacTCATTATTATtcgtagatcagtcagtcagttacaatttacccatgatacatcacTGTTTCGATGCTCTCGAACAAAGCCGTAGTAATGGTGATATGTGAATATTTCCTGCTGCTGCTCTGTACAGTAAACTACAGTACTCTCAGGATGTAATTAGTTGTCTTGATTGTGACTGGAGATCTATTATCTGGAATGACACTAATGAGGAGTATTATTGGCCTGTAAAGTTTACAGCTCtgaaaataatgaaataattcATAGCCCCCAGTTATCTGCATACTTTTATTTAAGTTTTACAAAAATCTCACCAAACATATCAATAAAATATCAAACAGTGACCAGTCGTTTTAATATAATATCACCAAACATTTACACACAGGACTTCACAGACTGATTTTTATAcaataaatcaaatatatttacACTTTTACACAAAATCGTACACAGGAAATACTGATTTGGCAAATTTACAATTTTCATCCAATACAAGACAGCATTCTGAAACATTACACTTAGTTGGTGAACAAATAATAACGTTATCTTTTATGAATTTGAGTAGACTTGCCTGGGTGAAAGGTGCTTTGTAACCACTTTCTGGTCCAAAAGTAATACATTGGCTGTTGGTTCCTGTTGTTTTGACTGCATCTTTACAGTTGGATCTTTCTTTGTTCCATTTCCATGTGGTTtacaaatgaaaataaaatatttacatttgatttaatatatattttccttttatCAAAAgtgatcaaaatatattttttatgagGATAGTTCAGTGACATTTAGAAGCGTAATCCCTACCAAATAGTCATATTGGCAGTCCTATGAAGATATCTTTATTACACAATCTGAATGATAAACAACACTCATGCAAGTGTTTGGTGAAGAATGTTTGTCCATTTCTGTTAATTTTCAGTGCAGGTTACAATATTGACACTTCACTGCAGGCATCAAAGTACGACAAGAATGGCGAGTGCCTTTTATATTTCATGGTGTCAGCGTGTCACAGGTTGGACTTTTTTGTACAATACACTTATCACTGTACATTTTCTAAAGAGATGCATCATTACACTTATTTGTTGGTGTATTTCTTTTTATGAAGCTGACAGGTTTGCGCACATGCATGTTGTGGGAGTGGACAGATATGGATTAGAaagctgactgactgaccctcTGGAATTTTGGAAGGTTGTTGAGGCAGTGTGGAGGCACAGGAACTACAAACAAAAACCCTGTGCAAAGCTACATGGCATGTAGGCCTATGACAGTGTGGGAGTGGGTGAGGAGGGTGTATGGGTATgcttttggagaaatgtggatAGGTGAGAGTATAGAGATGGGATTCGTTAATTTGACCTCTCTCTTCTGCGTCATCCCAAAACAGTGCAAGAAAACATCCAGGCGGGGCTATGATGTCAACGAAACTGCATAACTGGAGGGGTAATTTAACACGGTTTCAACACATTCCAATGTAGCCTACCTCCAGTGAGTTTCAAATTAGGAATAGAGCACTGTGAATATCAGCCAGTCTATTTGCTATATCTGCTTAGGGCATATCCTGGAGCATAGATTAATACAGCCCACAATGCTAAAACTAATCGACCAACTCCTTTTGTAAATTGGTCTGTCTTGAGGATTCCTCCTCTGAGTGAGATGAGTGAGCTCGTAGGATGCTTTCTCACACTGACATAATCCATTTTCTCATTTGAACCGGAACTCTTTTCAATTGTGAACAATATAATGCTACCATTTGGCAGACACCCTCGACTGAAGCACAGATAAAGGCCTGGGTAAGACAGAATCAACAGAAATCTCATTGGTTTCAGGGTTCTTACGTCAATATCAATGTATTACTCCAAAGAACTCAGAGACAAGCTATTACCCTGTGTTGCTGACCTAAAGCACCATGCCAATGAGGGAATGCTAAAGCCAAATGGCTGTCTAAAAATGCACTACATCAGCACAGACTGGTGAAGTAATGGCATACAATACTAGAAATATGTGCTGATACATTCATCATAATATTTTCCTATTTAACATGTCTCCCTCCCTGAGATGCAGTTTGTTGGCATGAAATCCATTTTCTGGAATATCAATAGCTCTTGAATGAATGGTATTTATATGGAAATCTTTGGCATGATATGGTGAACATATGCACAGTACGTCCTGTAAAGCTGATGATGGATCAGAAAATGTTTTTTGGGTCTCATGGTGATGCTTTTGCAGTGTTTCCATTCCTAGCTTACATCctcaattacagtgccttcagaaagtattcacacccctttaccttttccaaattttgttgtattacagactgaatttaaaattgattaaattgagattttttgtcacaggcctacacacaataacccataatgtcaaagtggaattatgttttttgacatttttacaaatataTAAAAATGATTTGCCACATGTCAATTTGCCAcataataacatttacatttaaattttcgtcatttagcagacactcttatccagagcgacttacaaattggtgcattcaccttatgatagccagtgggacaaccacttaacaatatacatttttttttttcttctttggggtggggtaagggggggtagaaggattactttatcctatcccaggtattccttaaagaggtggggtttcaagtgtctccggaaggtggtgagtgactccgctgtcctggcgtcgtgagggagcttgttccaccattggggtgccagagcagcgaacagttttgactgggctgagcgggaactgtgattccgcagaggtaggggggccagcaggccagaggtggatgaacgcaatgccctcgtttgggtgtagggactgatcagagcctgaaggtacagaggtgccattcccctcacagctccataggcaagcaccatggtcttgtagcagatgcaagcttcaactggaagccagtggagtgtgcggaggagcggggtgacgtgagagaacttgggatggttgaacaccagacgggctgcagcgttctggatgagttgtaggggtttaatggcacaggcagggagcccagccaacagcgagttgcagtaatccagacaggagatgacaagtgcctggattaggacctgtgccgcttcctgtgtaaggcagggtcgtactctgcgaatgttgtagagcatgaacctacaggatcgggtcaccgccttgatgttagcggagaacgacagggtgttgtccagggtcacgccaaggctataagtcacataataagttgaatTGACTCACTatatgcaataatagtgtttaacatgatttttgaatgactccctcatctctgtaccccacacatacaattatctgtaaggcccctcagtcgagcagtgaatttcaaacacagattaaaccacaaagaccagggaggttttcgaATGCCttccaaagaagggcacctattggtagatgggtaaaataaaaaatctgacattgaatatccctttgaacattaagtcattcattacactttgtatggtgtatcaatacacccagtcactacaaagatacaggtgtccttcctaactcaattgccgaagaggaaggaaaccgctcaggatttcaccatgaggccaatggtgactttaaaacggttacagagtttattggctgtaataggagaaaactgaggatggatcaacaacattgtagttattccacaatactaacctaattgacagagtgaaaagaaggaagcctgtacagaataaaaaatattcccaaacatgcatcctgtttgcaacaaggcactaaagtcatactgcaaaaaaatgtggcaattactgagtaccactctccatattttcaagcatagtggtggctgcatcatgttataggtatgcttgtaatcgttaaggactggggagtttttcataataataaaaaaaagaaacggaatggaatggagctaggcacaggcaaaatcttagaggcaaacctggttcagtctgcttcccacccgacactgggagattaattcacctttcagcaggacaataacctaaaacacaagcccaaatctacactggagttgcttacgaagaagacagtgaatgtttctgtgtggccgagttacagttttgacttaaatctacttgaaaatctatggcaagacttgaaaatggttgtctagcaatgataaacaaccattttgacagagcttggagaattttggaaagaataaatgggcaaatgttgcacaatccaggtcagctgtaatcgttgccaatggtgcttctacaaagtattcactcagtggtgtgaatacttatgtaaattagatatttttgtatttcatttttaatacatttgcaacaatttctaaaaacatgttttcactttgtcattttagggtattgtgtgtagatgggagagaaaaatatatatgcaTTCcgtttttaattcaggctgtgacAAAACAAGAATAAGTCaacgggtatgaatactttctgtaggcaCTGTATGCTTTTGTATGTTTACAGTACCCACTTCCTTTCAAAAATGACAGCTCTCTCCTGTCCCCATGGTAGTTGTGTGTATGttagtcacaggaggttggtggcaccttaattggggaggacgggctcatggtaatggctggagcggaataggtggaatggtattaaatacatcaaacatggtttccatgtatttgatgccattccatttgctccgttccagccatttattatgagccgtcctcccctcagcagcctccactgctgttaGTCCATGGGGTCCTGGCAGTGTGTGCAGTAGGCCATGTCGTCAGAGTAGGGCTCCACCTGGATGGTGGTTCTGTAGAAACCAAACTTGGTTTGGAGGATCTCTGTAGCCTCCTTAAGGACACTCTGGGGATCAGCATTCTCCTCTGGGAAATAACAATAGCCATAACAGATGTCAACAATTGTGCTTTTTGGGCTGTAATGTCTAACTGTTTAGTTGCATGTGTCAGTTGGTTTCTGTTGGCCACTACTGGCAACGTGTGAATCAACATGGTAGATTGTACATGCACAATCTAAATGGAGTGATGTCATGTGTCAGACTAAGGGAGGCTGGGTCTCACCGATGGCTACATGGACGGAGACCAGGGTCTGTCCCGCGGTCAGGGCCCACAGGCGCAGGTTGTGCATAGCCTTCACCATCTTCAGAGAAAGCAACACCTCCTTCACTGAGTTAAACTCTATTCCCTTAGGAGCCCCTGTAGAATATTTGGGGACAGAGGGCTATCCCATTAATAGTCCATTAAAAAAACCTAATAGAACTCAAGGCCATGCTTTATTGTGGTATTTTTCTATAAATAAATTAATTTACAACTGGCTCACTTCAGAGCAGGAGAAACAGAAAAGGCTGTTGAGTTGAGTTTACCTTCCATGAGTATCCTGAAAACATCCCTGAGTATGGTGATCGTGGTCCCCAGGACAAACACAGAGAAGAGGAAGGTACAAATGGGATCTGCTACTTTGTATTCAGGCTGCAACAGAAGGTCCAAAGGAGAGAGTATGACGCGAGCGGGTGGCATCAGATGGCCACTTAGATCATAGGGAGGGTTTCTAATGGAAGAGCAACATCTTGCAGGGTGATGAGAGACATTAATCCCTTCCTACTGAGACTCTGAGCGACATCAATAGCACAACAGTTGTATCTCTCCAAATGGTATATTGTTAGAGGTCAATTTATGACTTTTTGCGATAAGATATGCCAAGAACCTGACATTTTCAGTGAACATGAATATGTTGCACTgtaaataaatacagtataacaTGAGCCATAATGTAAATATTTACTGTAAGGTGTAAACACTAGTATTTGTTACTGACCCTGAAGAAGATGACGATGGCAGCCACTAGGACCCCAACACTCTGTAGGAGATCTCCCAACACGTGAATGAAGGCTGCTCTCACACTGGTGTTGCCATGGCCATGACCCAGCAGGGCGTGGGAGTGGCCGTGACCCACATGGGAGTGGCCGTGATCCAAAGGGCTCTGCCCGTTCTCATCTATCTGCTGGTAGCCTGAGCTCTGGGCATGGAAGGTGGTAGAGTGGTGGAGGATGTACGCCATGCTACAGGAAGGAGGGAATAGAGGATGATAACGATGatgtcaatagtctaaagtgCCTTCTTTATCTTTATCCTTCAGTTTTATAGGAgctgatatttttttttacgttaaaaaaatacaacaggtGAATGGCTGACCCCAGCGAAGGTATTTACTTCACTATGTGTATTTTTTCCACAATCAAGTGCAGATGATTATAACTAAGCCATGATAATGAACCACTCACATGATGTTGA contains:
- the slc30a2 gene encoding zinc transporter 2, whose amino-acid sequence is MDTTVNSGRNSEKSHLVHEMNAKMYSLKSSFSDSKEDYPNFPFENGDVAGAIELKQPVGAHCHGNKAVSEENHDTLLAKKKLYIASIVCLIFMIGEIIGGYLAHSLAIMTDAAHLLTDFGSMMVSLFSLWISSRPPTKTMTFGWHRSEILGALVSAMSIWIVTGVLVYLAIERIVKNDYEINSQAMLITSSCAVVVNIIMAYILHHSTTFHAQSSGYQQIDENGQSPLDHGHSHVGHGHSHALLGHGHGNTSVRAAFIHVLGDLLQSVGVLVAAIVIFFRPEYKVADPICTFLFSVFVLGTTITILRDVFRILMEGAPKGIEFNSVKEVLLSLKMVKAMHNLRLWALTAGQTLVSVHVAIEENADPQSVLKEATEILQTKFGFYRTTIQVEPYSDDMAYCTHCQDPMD